In Candidatus Poribacteria bacterium, a single genomic region encodes these proteins:
- a CDS encoding TRAP transporter small permease, whose product MLKERPTENSFLQSVNAFLGKIEIGFLCLIVAMMLGLAILKIVMRYVFNASLLWSDMMLQHLTLWLCFFGAALATCERRHISIDVLSRILPKKITRWTNLVVDCVALIVVAILAYYGFIFLQDEKSSEAVLIGSVPLWWAKAIIPYGFVLIGIHFALQIGIHLVGTRSPRRNTQAKTPYVEGESE is encoded by the coding sequence ATGCTGAAAGAACGTCCGACCGAAAACTCTTTTCTACAAAGCGTTAATGCCTTCCTTGGTAAAATCGAAATCGGATTCCTCTGCTTGATCGTCGCAATGATGCTGGGGCTTGCGATACTCAAAATCGTTATGCGTTATGTATTCAATGCCAGCCTGTTGTGGAGCGATATGATGCTTCAGCACTTGACGCTATGGCTCTGCTTCTTCGGTGCTGCTCTTGCTACCTGCGAGAGACGACACATCAGTATTGATGTACTCAGTCGGATACTACCCAAAAAGATTACACGATGGACAAATCTTGTTGTCGATTGCGTTGCTTTGATTGTCGTCGCGATTTTAGCTTATTACGGCTTTATCTTCTTACAAGATGAAAAGTCAAGTGAGGCTGTATTAATTGGAAGTGTCCCTTTATGGTGGGCAAAGGCTATTATCCCCTACGGTTTTGTCCTCATCGGCATCCATTTTGCGCTTCAGATAGGTATCCATTTGGTAGGGACGAGGTCACCGCGAAGAAACACCCAAGCAAAAACCCCCTACGTCGAAGGAGAATCGGAGTAA
- a CDS encoding phytanoyl-CoA dioxygenase family protein, which produces MDTNTTFEKRKFSLTSEEQSAWEENGYFVRYNVFTEEENDILRQIADDIVDGKRSFPTANIDQNALVIDGKVAASGIHAMHKIHHVSCYCPEFLARVRDPRLTDPIVDLLGPNLLSQGNLYIWKAPKIGLGFPWHQDKWYFNHQYKAEMTVGTWTAIDEADKENGCLYVIPGSHKYGILTHEDLEGSQQNEFKIARDARDEDGVAVEVPPGAVVWFNNQLLHKSTDNHSLRFRRCNVAHYISGNAERVPKKQVKNIRPVMWVRGDTYSEKMEPVYCDVLPIPESD; this is translated from the coding sequence ATGGACACAAACACAACATTCGAGAAACGGAAGTTTAGCCTGACATCTGAAGAACAATCCGCGTGGGAAGAAAACGGATACTTTGTCCGTTACAACGTTTTCACAGAAGAAGAAAACGACATACTACGGCAAATCGCTGATGATATTGTTGATGGAAAACGATCTTTCCCGACAGCCAATATTGATCAAAATGCATTGGTAATAGATGGAAAAGTTGCAGCATCGGGTATCCATGCAATGCACAAGATCCATCATGTGAGTTGTTATTGCCCAGAATTCCTTGCCCGTGTACGTGATCCGCGTCTAACGGATCCTATCGTTGACCTACTCGGTCCAAATCTGCTGAGTCAAGGCAATCTCTATATCTGGAAAGCACCAAAGATTGGGTTAGGTTTTCCGTGGCATCAAGATAAATGGTATTTTAACCATCAGTATAAAGCCGAAATGACGGTTGGAACGTGGACAGCTATTGATGAGGCGGACAAAGAAAACGGTTGCCTATACGTTATTCCGGGTAGTCACAAATACGGCATTCTTACGCATGAGGACCTTGAAGGCTCACAACAGAACGAATTTAAGATTGCACGCGATGCCCGGGACGAAGATGGTGTTGCTGTTGAAGTCCCACCTGGAGCAGTCGTTTGGTTCAACAACCAACTCCTCCATAAAAGCACCGACAACCACAGTCTCCGTTTCCGACGTTGTAATGTAGCACATTATATCAGCGGAAATGCAGAACGCGTACCTAAAAAGCAGGTAAAAAATATCCGTCCTGTCATGTGGGTTCGGGGGGATACATACTCAGAGAAGATGGAACCCGTCTATTGTGACGTTTTACCGATCCCAGAATCCGATTGA
- a CDS encoding alpha/beta hydrolase: MSYEAIESKFIATPEKGEVSSILMRPDDAKWLLVLGHGASTNMRSSTLQTISERLADIGIATFRYQFPYMERGGGGRESEAVALQTVRSAAAAAYEAASDLSILVGGHSYSGRMSSMSAAKEPIEHVKGLVFFAFPLHPSGREGTERAEHLADVTIPMLFLSGTRDKLAVLDLLEPVCEKLGAKAILHLLDTADHGFKVLKRRKTEEDVFVEMARVLSEWTETLS, from the coding sequence ATGAGTTATGAAGCAATAGAGTCAAAGTTTATCGCAACGCCAGAAAAAGGTGAGGTCTCCTCAATCTTGATGCGTCCAGACGACGCGAAATGGTTGCTTGTGCTCGGACACGGGGCAAGTACAAACATGCGCTCCTCAACCCTCCAAACGATCTCAGAACGGTTAGCGGATATCGGTATCGCAACGTTCCGTTACCAGTTCCCTTACATGGAACGCGGTGGCGGTGGTAGAGAATCGGAGGCGGTGGCACTCCAAACTGTCCGATCTGCTGCAGCTGCTGCTTATGAAGCCGCAAGCGACTTATCCATCCTCGTCGGCGGACACTCCTATAGTGGACGCATGTCTTCTATGTCCGCAGCGAAAGAACCGATTGAACATGTCAAAGGACTTGTGTTTTTCGCATTTCCGTTGCATCCTTCCGGCAGAGAGGGCACAGAGCGCGCAGAACACCTTGCTGATGTCACAATCCCGATGTTATTCCTTTCTGGAACCCGCGACAAGTTAGCAGTGCTTGACCTGTTAGAACCCGTCTGCGAGAAACTCGGTGCCAAGGCAATCTTGCATCTGCTGGATACAGCGGATCACGGATTTAAGGTACTCAAACGCCGTAAAACGGAAGAAGATGTTTTTGTCGAGATGGCGCGGGTTCTCAGCGAATGGACTGAAACACTGAGTTGA
- a CDS encoding lactate racemase domain-containing protein, which produces MNNIATVRSGAWYGDKELTLNFPTDWEVEMLDPKDAPTLSDTQIEQAFAEPIGTPRISELAKGKKSATIIVDDLSRPTPASRIIPYILRELTSAGVPKSEIRFVAGVGAHRPLTDEDIVKKVGADIAAAYEVTNHNFMSGDLRAFGNLENGMPVYLNPVVADADFKICLGGIYPHSSVGFSGGAKLIVPGIAGFTTMFYFHTFPPGRGPAVIEGQSDEPDRRDSAELAAGVLGLDVIANVVLNSHREICGLFVGDFIKAHRKGAHFAMDTYGTMIPETTRKETDLVIINCYPLDADAIQLDKALAALSYFENAYTIALYPASDSSCYHGLFDRIDYPRYLRQRAEQTPPEAPPQQIGRRGQLHVWSEHFFADDFYKEYPASLLFRDLEGLIQLFVEKLPEQAKVAVLPVGGIQVLT; this is translated from the coding sequence ATGAACAACATAGCTACAGTTCGCTCCGGTGCCTGGTACGGAGATAAGGAACTGACGCTGAATTTTCCAACGGATTGGGAAGTAGAAATGTTGGATCCGAAAGACGCACCAACGCTTTCTGATACCCAAATTGAACAAGCATTTGCTGAACCGATCGGTACGCCTCGTATTTCGGAACTCGCGAAGGGGAAAAAGAGTGCTACCATCATCGTCGATGATCTGAGTCGTCCGACTCCCGCTTCAAGGATTATTCCATACATTTTACGTGAGCTAACCTCGGCGGGTGTTCCGAAATCAGAGATTCGGTTTGTTGCTGGTGTCGGTGCCCACCGACCTCTTACCGACGAAGATATTGTGAAAAAGGTTGGCGCAGATATCGCTGCTGCGTACGAGGTAACTAATCATAACTTTATGAGTGGGGACCTGCGTGCGTTTGGCAACCTTGAGAACGGTATGCCGGTGTATCTCAACCCTGTCGTCGCGGACGCGGATTTTAAAATCTGTCTCGGCGGTATCTATCCGCATAGTTCCGTCGGTTTTAGCGGCGGTGCGAAACTCATTGTTCCCGGTATTGCAGGCTTTACCACAATGTTCTATTTCCATACTTTTCCGCCGGGGCGCGGACCCGCTGTGATTGAGGGACAGAGTGATGAACCGGATCGTCGCGACAGTGCCGAACTGGCAGCAGGCGTTCTCGGTCTTGATGTGATCGCCAACGTTGTGCTCAATAGCCATCGTGAAATCTGCGGACTGTTTGTCGGTGATTTTATCAAGGCACATCGTAAAGGCGCGCATTTCGCGATGGATACCTACGGAACAATGATACCAGAAACAACTCGAAAAGAGACTGATCTGGTGATAATTAATTGCTATCCACTTGATGCTGATGCAATTCAGCTGGATAAGGCACTGGCGGCTTTAAGCTATTTTGAAAACGCTTACACGATAGCACTCTACCCTGCGAGCGATAGCAGTTGCTACCACGGGTTGTTCGACCGAATTGATTATCCACGTTACCTCCGACAACGCGCCGAACAGACGCCACCCGAAGCCCCACCGCAGCAGATCGGACGGCGTGGACAACTCCATGTTTGGTCTGAGCATTTTTTTGCAGATGACTTCTATAAAGAATATCCAGCATCGCTTCTTTTTCGCGACTTAGAGGGACTAATTCAATTGTTCGTAGAGAAGCTGCCAGAGCAGGCAAAAGTTGCTGTTTTACCCGTAGGAGGAATTCAAGTTCTAACGTGA
- a CDS encoding metallophosphoesterase — protein MPKSAHLLKIVVLPALYLAIIATVTAQTPKFPERTPIIERPFSDDPDKFSFAIIGDKTGGGLDKWPVFDRAIDEINILKPDFAIMVGDLIQGGTRDLEQLAAEWKEFWQHESDLIVPFLPLPGNHDITNPVMYDYWKEHLGRTYSAFTYKNCLFIMLNTEEWHNSRHAEWDWEKEGWFGEAQIKYVEDELAQHPNVRHTFVLMHRPIWLYENSGWEHVEAALNDRAYTVFAGHYHNLTLHTRNDRRYFVLSATGGGLTPQEAPEAGAFDHYSIVTVDDEEVNVAIIEPGNVHPADISTAAIKEKIANLLTFNSHFNIDRTQPFSSGKLEIALENTLEKQLEVEIVFHPNQNWQISPHRLSFQVKPGQLTKGTVGLTVASDALTPLPTYDYSIVYGGEQLTGRKNLFHPIDRSNMHVLKDWMLLGPFDLGVTEVPTNANDIPSDFIAVSLPESGVDKTYEGQSGEVVWQKHLSETERINLDSAFGNPDWAFGYGTTHIKSPNAQRVFAQIGWGCHLGRLFLNGVEVPEASVPGALLFRGWAHFELSLKAGWNTLTIQSGDYTGGWDYRMEIANSTNTLQFSMTPVDLQNQ, from the coding sequence ATGCCTAAGTCCGCACACTTACTGAAAATTGTGGTGTTACCTGCTTTATACCTCGCAATAATTGCTACAGTCACCGCTCAAACACCCAAATTTCCAGAACGGACACCGATTATTGAACGCCCGTTTTCAGATGATCCTGACAAATTCAGTTTCGCTATCATAGGTGATAAAACTGGTGGCGGCTTAGATAAGTGGCCAGTGTTCGATCGAGCAATAGATGAGATCAATATACTGAAACCCGACTTCGCCATTATGGTCGGTGACTTAATACAGGGAGGTACAAGAGATCTTGAACAACTCGCGGCAGAATGGAAAGAATTCTGGCAACATGAATCCGATTTAATCGTTCCATTTCTGCCATTACCCGGTAACCACGACATTACGAACCCAGTGATGTACGACTACTGGAAGGAACACCTCGGACGCACCTATTCAGCATTTACGTATAAAAATTGTCTCTTTATAATGCTGAATACTGAGGAGTGGCACAACTCAAGGCACGCGGAGTGGGACTGGGAGAAAGAAGGCTGGTTTGGAGAAGCACAGATAAAATACGTGGAAGATGAATTAGCACAACATCCAAATGTACGGCACACGTTCGTCTTGATGCACAGACCTATATGGTTGTACGAAAACTCGGGATGGGAGCACGTTGAAGCAGCACTCAATGACAGGGCGTACACCGTTTTTGCTGGACACTACCACAACTTGACCTTGCACACCCGAAATGACCGTCGCTACTTTGTGCTTAGCGCAACAGGGGGCGGCTTGACACCACAAGAAGCACCAGAGGCTGGGGCTTTCGATCATTACAGCATTGTAACCGTAGATGACGAAGAGGTTAACGTTGCGATTATAGAGCCGGGAAATGTCCATCCCGCTGACATCTCAACGGCAGCCATTAAAGAGAAGATAGCGAATCTACTCACCTTTAATTCTCATTTCAATATTGATAGAACTCAACCCTTTTCCAGTGGTAAACTCGAAATTGCGTTGGAAAACACGCTTGAAAAACAGTTAGAGGTTGAAATAGTTTTCCATCCAAATCAGAATTGGCAGATTTCACCACACCGATTATCATTTCAAGTTAAACCCGGACAGTTGACAAAAGGCACTGTTGGTCTTACAGTCGCATCTGATGCTTTAACACCGTTGCCTACCTATGATTACTCAATCGTGTATGGAGGCGAACAATTAACTGGTCGCAAGAATCTGTTCCATCCTATTGATAGATCGAATATGCATGTGCTCAAAGATTGGATGCTTCTCGGTCCCTTTGACCTTGGTGTAACAGAGGTGCCCACCAACGCGAACGATATTCCATCCGATTTCATCGCAGTGTCCCTCCCAGAGTCCGGGGTTGATAAAACTTACGAAGGACAAAGTGGAGAAGTCGTTTGGCAAAAACATCTCTCTGAAACGGAACGGATTAACTTAGACAGTGCTTTCGGAAACCCTGATTGGGCATTCGGCTATGGCACGACTCATATCAAAAGCCCCAATGCGCAGCGTGTATTCGCGCAGATCGGATGGGGATGCCACTTGGGCAGGCTATTTCTCAACGGAGTTGAGGTGCCTGAAGCGTCCGTTCCGGGTGCCCTTCTGTTTCGAGGATGGGCACACTTTGAGTTGTCGTTAAAGGCAGGTTGGAACACCCTAACAATCCAGTCTGGAGACTATACAGGCGGATGGGATTATCGGATGGAAATTGCGAACTCTACGAACACGTTGCAATTTAGTATGACACCTGTTGATCTCCAAAATCAATAG
- a CDS encoding lactate racemase domain-containing protein, which produces MNNTTTVYSRAWYGDEELTLNFPTGWEVEMLGPKDAPVLSDAQIERSFAEPIGASRISELAKGKKSAAIVVDDLSRPTPAARVIPFLLRELASAGVPKSEIRFVIGGGSHRPITDEEIAKKIGADIAAEYEATNHDFMGGDLQALGNLDNGMPIYLDRVVADADFKVCLGGIYPHGSVGFGGGAKLVVPGIAGFATMFYFHTFSPGRGHAVIERKGSEPDHRDFSEAVAGVLGLDVIVNTVLNSRREICGLFVGDFVQAHRKGAHFALKTYGTEIPETSRKETDLVVLNCYPLDSDPIQTGKALWALSYFEKAHSMALNPASDGICYHGLFEQIDYARFRQQQSERTASELPAPQLGTQDQLHVWSEHFLVDDFYKKHPSALLFRDLDELIALFAEKLPARAKVAVFPAAGIQVLAPEK; this is translated from the coding sequence ATGAACAATACCACTACAGTCTACTCCCGTGCTTGGTACGGAGATGAAGAACTCACACTGAATTTTCCAACCGGCTGGGAAGTAGAAATGTTGGGTCCGAAAGACGCGCCCGTGCTTTCTGATGCCCAAATTGAACGGTCATTCGCTGAACCGATTGGTGCCTCTCGTATTTCGGAACTCGCGAAGGGCAAAAAGAGTGCTGCCATCGTCGTTGATGACCTGAGCCGCCCAACGCCTGCTGCGAGAGTCATCCCGTTCCTCCTGCGCGAATTAGCGTCAGCAGGTGTCCCAAAATCCGAGATTCGATTCGTTATCGGTGGTGGATCACACCGTCCTATCACCGATGAAGAAATCGCGAAAAAAATCGGGGCGGATATTGCCGCTGAATATGAGGCAACAAACCACGACTTTATGGGTGGTGATCTGCAAGCCTTGGGGAACCTTGATAACGGTATGCCTATCTATCTCGACCGTGTCGTTGCGGATGCAGATTTCAAAGTGTGTCTGGGTGGCATCTATCCACACGGTTCTGTCGGTTTCGGTGGTGGTGCGAAATTGGTGGTGCCGGGTATTGCTGGTTTCGCGACGATGTTCTATTTCCATACCTTTTCACCCGGGCGTGGGCACGCTGTAATTGAAAGAAAAGGGAGTGAACCCGATCATCGCGATTTCTCTGAAGCGGTCGCTGGTGTCCTTGGACTCGATGTGATTGTCAACACTGTGCTCAATAGTCGGCGTGAAATTTGCGGGTTGTTTGTCGGTGATTTTGTGCAGGCGCACCGTAAAGGGGCACACTTCGCTTTGAAAACCTACGGTACAGAGATACCGGAGACCAGCCGAAAAGAGACCGATCTGGTTGTGCTGAACTGTTACCCGCTTGATAGCGACCCGATTCAAACTGGAAAAGCGTTGTGGGCACTGTCCTATTTTGAGAAAGCACATAGCATGGCACTCAACCCAGCAAGCGATGGCATCTGCTACCACGGTCTGTTTGAACAGATTGATTATGCTCGCTTCCGACAGCAGCAATCAGAAAGGACAGCGTCTGAACTGCCAGCACCCCAACTCGGAACCCAAGATCAACTGCACGTCTGGTCAGAACACTTTTTGGTAGACGACTTTTACAAGAAACATCCAAGCGCGCTACTCTTCCGAGACCTTGATGAATTGATCGCGTTGTTCGCAGAAAAACTGCCAGCACGCGCCAAAGTTGCTGTGTTCCCCGCTGCCGGGATTCAGGTGTTAGCACCGGAGAAGTAG
- a CDS encoding TRAP transporter large permease produces the protein MGLIIGIGLVGFALLGGALFVLLGGASIIGYATAGEPISTILIDFNRLTRNSTILIIPLFTFAGYIIAEGKAPQRLVAFARASVGWLPGGIAVVVLVTCAFFTTFTGASGVTIIALGGLVYPILRQTYNEKFSLGLITASGSIGLLFPPSVPLILYAIIAQVPIDTMFLAGILPGLLILGVLSFYCCGWSFIKRTETTPFYWDVFLQTFWEAKWELLLPFIVLGGILSGLVTLDEAAALTAIYACIVEMVIHRSISLKALPRIVKESTVLVGAILIILGIALGLTNYLITLDVPTTVLDWIQSTTESRVITLIGLNIFLLIVGCLMDIFSAVIIVVPLLLPIAEEFGIDKAHLGIIVLTNLEIGYLTPPVGMNLFISSMKFDRSVLLLYRSVLLFIALLLVALVLVTYVPEFSLWLPEFFGKTPQSLL, from the coding sequence ATGGGATTAATAATCGGCATTGGATTAGTCGGTTTCGCGCTTCTCGGCGGTGCACTCTTTGTTTTACTCGGTGGTGCTTCAATTATCGGATACGCCACAGCGGGTGAACCAATTTCAACGATCCTGATTGATTTCAATCGACTCACCCGGAATTCAACAATTCTGATTATCCCACTTTTCACATTTGCGGGGTATATTATCGCTGAGGGGAAGGCACCACAACGCTTGGTTGCGTTCGCACGTGCGAGCGTGGGCTGGTTACCAGGCGGCATCGCAGTGGTCGTCCTCGTTACTTGTGCTTTCTTTACCACTTTCACTGGGGCATCCGGGGTAACGATTATTGCCCTCGGTGGATTGGTTTATCCGATTTTACGGCAGACTTATAATGAGAAATTTTCACTCGGCTTGATAACGGCTTCTGGAAGTATCGGTCTCTTGTTTCCACCAAGCGTTCCTCTCATCCTGTACGCGATTATCGCTCAAGTCCCAATTGATACGATGTTCCTTGCGGGTATTTTGCCCGGTCTGCTGATTCTCGGTGTTCTGAGTTTCTACTGTTGTGGCTGGAGCTTCATCAAACGCACGGAAACGACACCGTTTTATTGGGACGTTTTCCTGCAAACGTTCTGGGAAGCGAAGTGGGAACTGCTTCTACCTTTTATTGTGTTGGGGGGTATCCTCTCCGGGCTGGTTACGCTGGACGAAGCGGCTGCATTAACAGCGATCTATGCCTGTATCGTGGAGATGGTCATTCACCGTTCTATTTCATTGAAGGCGTTGCCACGCATTGTCAAAGAGAGCACGGTGCTCGTCGGCGCAATCCTCATTATTCTCGGTATCGCGTTAGGATTGACAAACTATCTCATCACACTTGACGTACCTACAACTGTCCTTGACTGGATTCAGTCAACAACGGAAAGCCGCGTCATTACACTTATCGGACTCAATATTTTCCTGCTCATTGTTGGGTGTCTGATGGATATCTTTTCAGCAGTGATTATCGTGGTGCCGTTACTACTCCCTATCGCTGAAGAATTTGGTATTGACAAGGCGCATCTCGGCATTATTGTCTTGACGAACCTTGAAATCGGTTATTTGACACCACCGGTCGGAATGAACCTGTTCATCTCAAGCATGAAGTTTGACCGGTCTGTCTTGCTGCTTTACCGTTCTGTGTTATTGTTCATTGCATTATTGCTGGTGGCTCTCGTATTGGTGACGTATGTTCCAGAGTTCAGTCTGTGGCTACCGGAGTTTTTTGGGAAAACACCACAGTCGCTTCTTTGA
- a CDS encoding HD family phosphohydrolase, with product MQNCIDQSLAQEMTGATAQQKVDTLFNYMEKRGQSFYDEVVTQLEHALQCAALAQQNDASHTLITGALLHDIGHFILDEHNADKAFLATDLNHEEIGAQYMEPFFSEAVTTPIRLHVPAKRYLCTTDASYHDGLSEASKRSLKVQGGVMSDEEREAFEQIPHFQDALTLRRWDDLAKVKGLKIAGLETYRDIVQECVIH from the coding sequence ATGCAAAATTGCATTGATCAAAGCCTCGCACAAGAAATGACGGGTGCAACTGCCCAACAAAAGGTTGATACACTCTTCAACTACATGGAAAAACGTGGACAGTCATTCTACGATGAGGTCGTGACGCAGTTAGAACACGCGCTCCAATGTGCTGCCCTCGCACAGCAGAACGATGCAAGCCACACACTGATTACGGGCGCATTACTCCACGATATCGGGCATTTTATCTTAGACGAACACAATGCCGATAAAGCCTTTCTCGCCACGGATCTGAATCATGAAGAGATCGGCGCGCAGTATATGGAACCGTTTTTCTCAGAAGCGGTCACAACACCTATCCGCCTGCATGTTCCGGCAAAAAGGTATCTGTGTACGACCGATGCTTCTTATCATGATGGATTATCCGAGGCATCAAAAAGGAGTCTCAAGGTTCAAGGCGGTGTCATGTCAGATGAAGAACGGGAGGCGTTTGAACAGATCCCTCATTTTCAGGACGCACTCACCCTACGGCGGTGGGACGATCTGGCAAAGGTGAAAGGATTAAAAATTGCGGGGTTAGAGACCTACCGAGACATCGTGCAAGAGTGCGTGATCCACTAA
- a CDS encoding mandelate racemase/muconate lactonizing enzyme family protein encodes MPTHPFKITAIESELYEWDKPPIWNGMHVYDKGRLHLVKVTAKNGTEEVIGYGFNGGTAATRPLHLFPTFVDLFRPVLIGHDVTDTTFVSRLAENYKIYGPGGYHTQVLAAINQACWDIRGKIEGKSVHALLDGTQRRIRTYIAGGYYGRDKGFDELREEMARNINEFNATAVKMKIGDPDAGLETDIKRIEVVRETVGPGITLMVDANCAFSVEKASECLPALQANDIFWFEEPIHSHDYRGHKILRAMAQDYGIQIATGENGYGAHYFQTLIDYEGADVFNLDVAILPGYEPALQVVEEALKAEKLIAPHGAQELQVHIAASRDNGLMLEYYPPAVDPLRGEMFLPPMVLNSDGYVTVPTRPGIGFVPNWELLKHHRA; translated from the coding sequence ATGCCTACACATCCGTTCAAAATTACTGCCATTGAAAGTGAACTCTACGAATGGGATAAACCACCTATCTGGAACGGCATGCACGTCTATGATAAGGGCAGGCTCCATCTCGTAAAAGTGACCGCAAAAAATGGGACAGAAGAGGTTATCGGATACGGATTCAACGGCGGAACCGCTGCGACCCGTCCTCTTCACCTATTCCCAACGTTCGTGGATCTGTTTCGTCCAGTATTGATTGGACACGATGTAACGGATACCACCTTTGTTTCACGGTTAGCCGAGAACTATAAAATCTACGGACCCGGTGGGTATCATACACAGGTTTTGGCAGCGATAAACCAAGCCTGCTGGGATATCCGTGGGAAGATAGAAGGGAAATCGGTTCATGCCTTACTTGATGGTACACAGCGACGCATTCGCACCTATATTGCTGGTGGCTACTACGGTAGAGACAAAGGGTTCGACGAACTCCGTGAAGAGATGGCGCGCAACATCAATGAATTCAACGCCACCGCAGTCAAGATGAAAATAGGAGACCCGGATGCCGGACTTGAAACAGACATCAAACGAATTGAGGTGGTTCGGGAGACGGTTGGGCCCGGTATAACCCTAATGGTAGATGCGAATTGTGCTTTTTCGGTCGAAAAGGCGAGCGAGTGCCTTCCCGCGCTTCAGGCGAACGACATTTTTTGGTTTGAAGAACCGATTCACAGCCACGATTATAGAGGGCATAAGATATTGCGAGCGATGGCGCAAGATTATGGCATCCAAATCGCGACGGGAGAAAACGGATATGGTGCACACTATTTCCAAACGCTCATTGATTATGAAGGCGCGGATGTCTTCAATCTCGATGTCGCTATCCTTCCGGGTTATGAGCCAGCACTCCAGGTCGTAGAGGAAGCGTTGAAAGCCGAAAAATTAATTGCCCCGCACGGCGCACAAGAATTGCAGGTCCACATCGCCGCGAGCCGGGATAACGGCTTGATGTTAGAATATTATCCACCCGCTGTTGACCCATTACGCGGCGAAATGTTCCTCCCACCGATGGTTTTGAATTCTGACGGGTATGTCACAGTTCCGACTCGACCCGGTATCGGTTTCGTTCCGAATTGGGAACTGCTGAAGCATCACCGTGCGTAA
- a CDS encoding phytanoyl-CoA dioxygenase family protein — protein MSHLNPKDHRNWKTNGYLKIPGFFGTEEVKNLQAWVSDISNWEPTPDKWMHHYESTPDGPRLSRSENFVPYHTGMKATVTRGKVLDVVSELMAEPAVLYKEKINYKYPGGGGYAAHQDAPAYEFIDYHITCLISVDSATPESGCLYFASGRHQEGVIALDEKGCVAPETAATMDWVAVPTNPGDILLFGSYIPHKSPTNRSEQPRRIVYLTYNASSQGDWREQYYADKRQAFSEYAKDSSNRDKQISKIAHFQGKTVNHAKLH, from the coding sequence ATGTCTCACCTTAATCCAAAAGACCATCGAAACTGGAAAACCAACGGGTACCTGAAAATCCCCGGCTTTTTCGGTACCGAAGAGGTAAAAAATCTACAGGCGTGGGTCTCTGATATCTCGAACTGGGAACCGACTCCCGATAAGTGGATGCATCATTACGAATCCACGCCAGATGGACCGAGACTCTCTCGCTCAGAAAATTTTGTGCCGTATCACACCGGTATGAAAGCCACCGTGACGCGTGGCAAAGTGTTAGATGTCGTTTCCGAGTTGATGGCAGAACCAGCAGTCCTCTACAAAGAAAAAATCAATTACAAGTACCCCGGCGGTGGTGGTTATGCTGCGCATCAGGACGCGCCCGCTTATGAGTTTATCGACTACCATATTACCTGTTTGATCTCGGTGGATTCCGCAACTCCTGAAAGTGGTTGTCTCTATTTCGCATCTGGAAGACACCAAGAAGGGGTCATCGCACTGGACGAAAAGGGATGTGTTGCTCCCGAAACCGCAGCGACGATGGATTGGGTCGCCGTGCCGACAAATCCTGGAGATATTCTCCTTTTCGGTTCTTACATCCCACACAAAAGCCCAACAAACCGTTCAGAACAACCGAGACGGATTGTCTATCTCACCTACAACGCCAGTTCGCAAGGCGACTGGCGTGAGCAGTACTACGCTGACAAGCGACAAGCTTTTTCAGAATACGCGAAAGACAGTTCAAACCGAGACAAACAAATTAGCAAGATCGCACATTTTCAAGGAAAAACTGTAAATCATGCAAAATTGCATTGA